gtgaggataagtggctaagaaaatggatggatggatggatggatggatggatggatggatggatggatgaatatctgggcttggatgttttttttctggtaagAGGGGAGTTCAGTTTTTTCCACCCACCCCATAGACCACACCCACACATATGCAAAGGGTGGGAGATTGTTCAATGTCGCTGTCCGCCTCTTGGCAGCCTCACTAACCAGTTTTCTTCTCGTCTTTTCATCATTTCAGGACATCCAGTGCACATTTTCTCCACTGCGTATTGTTTCTTccctaagttttttttttttttcccccgatggCGATGGACAGGTCACATGAaatgttctgaaaggattattttggtctcattagTTTTCTTTTAGATATATTGCAAAAACCTGGCAttcgaacaggggtgtgtagactttttcttTCCACTGCACGTTGATATGGTTTTCACAGTCTGGGGGAAACAATGCTGCTTGTCATGCAATTGAGTTTGCATGCGGCCCACTTTTAATATCACCACTGATTGAATTTGACACGGTTGCTCTTTTCCCCTGTTTGTCTCTGAAAACCAGTTCGGTTTTCCTCTGTTCATGTCGAATGAAGccttcttttttcaaatttatttcaggAGCAATGGATTTTTACAACAGTTCCCAAAACAACATCTTTATGCACCATGACTACCTGGGTGAGTTCTCGCAAGACAACGAGACCAACTCGAGCGGCGCCAACCCCAACTCGGCGGACTGCTTCCAGCTGCAGATCCCgcaggagctcttcctgtcactGGGCCTCATCAGCCTGGTGGAGAACATCCTGGTCGTAGTGGCCATCATCAAGAACCGCAATCTTCACTCGCCCATGTACTACTTCATCTGCTGTCTGGCCGTATCCGACATGCTGGTGAGCGTCAGCAACGTGGTGGAGACCGTGGTCATGCTGCTGCACGACCACGGCCTGCTGGACGTGCAGCCGGGCATGCTGCGCCACCTGGACAACGTGATCGACGTGATGATCTGCAGCTCGGTGGTGTCGTCGCTCTCCTTCCTGAGCACCATCGCGGCGGACCGCTACATCACCATCTTCTACGCCTTGCGCTACCACAGCATCATGACCACGCAGCGCGCCGTGGGCATCATCGCGGCGGTGTGGCTGGCCAGCATCACCTCCAGCATCTTCTTCATCATCTACCACACGGACAACGCCGTCATCGTGTGCCTGGTGACCTTCTTCTGCTCCACCCTGGTCTTCAACGCCGTCCTCTACCTGCACATGTTCCTGCTGGCGCACATACACTCGCGCAGCATCACCGTCAACTTCCGCAAGAAGCGGCGCCCGTCCACCAGCATGAAGGGCGCCATCACGCTCACCATCCTGCTCGGCGTCTTCATCGTGTGCTGGGGGCCCTTCTTCCTGCACCTCATTCTCATCCTCACCTGTCCCACCAGCCCCTTCTGCACGTGCTTCTTCCGGAACTTTAACCTCTTCCTCATCTTGATCATCTGTAACTCGCTTATAGACCCTCTCATCTACGCCTACAGGAGCCAGGAGCTGCGCAAAACTCTCCAGGAGCTGCTCCTGTGCAGCTGGTTCTTGGGCGTCTGAACCAAGAAGAATGACACGGTCACAAGTTGATTTCACTTCGGAACGATTTGGCTCATTTTTCTGATGCCGAGTGTGAAGCCGCAGCGATGACAGCTGTGTCTGCTACACACTTAAACTCAAAAAGTAAACTGTTGACTTTGTCAATGCAACAATGATGCACAAAGACTGACCTTACTGTATTTTAGCTTTAACACACAATGCGTGTGTCTGGGACAGGTTGACAAAAATATTAAGTCATTTTTTATCGTGACATCGAGGGGACAGATTTGAATTCACCAATGAATTCAACAAATATGGACTCCGCACTGAGTTTGCAATGAACCTAAGCAGTTTCTAACCCTGCTTCTCTTAAACTATACTAACTAGTGTAGTATGTACAatataataatggtaaaagtccGGTGCATGAAATTGAAAAgtcattgaaaagtggaaacACTCTAAAAAGCAAGAGAAATAAGAAgagtttggatttaaaaacatttccacctggggctgacgtcacttctgttggcaacgtTGTGTGccgcataatagctaaatgctgcttcaccatgtttgccttgctCCACGATTTGTCCTGAGTCAGCCCATCTCAGAGCtccactgggtttgtattcctttagcatttctttcatggatTCAGGAGAGaaaccatttatttttgtatagacCAGTAGGAGAACTTTAAAATCGATTTTAAAGATCACTGGAAGCGAGTGTAAAGACTTTACGAtttgagttatatgctctgacctcttcgTTCTGGTCGGAACGCGAGCCGCAGCATTCTGAATAAGCTACAAcggtttaatgctctttttggggagtctggTTAGAAGACCGTTAAAATGGTCAAATCTTTTTGAGTTTAAATGCATGGATGAGCGTCTCCTTTTCGggttgacacatgcaagccttcactctggatggTAAtgggcagttttagtaattgatttgatatgactgttgaaagtcaggtcagaatatCAGAGCACCAAAGTTTCAGACttcgtctttggtttttaaagacagCGAGTGCTGGTATTTACGAAcagcaatctttttttcttatctcacttttgttgtggtttttttggAGAACATTTtgtctcatccagttatttatctgctttagacagtgagacaacaccgcaattgaactgtagtcatctggagacactgctaaatataactgtgcgtcatctgcatagctgtgATAGTCaaagaagaatttgacccaagggtagcatatacaggctgagcAGGAGGGGTTcgagaactgacccttgagggaccccataggttattgctatttgttgagattgagcactttaGACTGAGATCAAGCACAATTATTTGGACCCACTGCCATCAAATATTCCTTAAAGGTAGTCTTTTACTCCGCAGTCTGACTGACAAATGTATCTGTGCGTGTATGCGTGCGTTCTTGTGCGTGTGTGGCGTCAGAGTCGCAACTGTGACTGTTAAAAAAGCGATGCACGTGAAGTACTGAGCCCGATACATCCGGTCATCTATTAAGtgcgtgtctttgtggatttgaaaGTCATTTTCATGCACATGTTCAGGCACTGGGGCTCGCAGCACATGACTCTCAACTTTCATCTTTTGTTGGATGGAAtgttccttgaaaaaaatggtccaaattgcttaaaaaaagaaTGAGTTCAACTGGAATTGAGAGTGTTTTTGTTGGGAAATCGCATACTGTACCGCGATACCTGATAGATTTATGAAATGAACTTTAGCCTGTCGCCCCGACATCCTACCAAGATAAGTATATGGATTGTGTTTTACAGTAATACTTTGCCATTTCTAAATTCATATGCATGCGTGgctgaaaaagtgaagcatggATTCTCTGGTGCACAATTGGAATTAAAGGGCCAACAGCCTctgcagaaattaaaaaaaaagatgaagattttaaaaaagtggtCCAAGATCAAACAAAGGTTTGCTCACTCACCATTTTAAAGCCTGATTTTGCATACTACACACCCACATGAATAAGCtatgatttaatttttaaacatcCGTGGACCGGCGAATCGGCAGATGTCGAACCACGTGCACGTGGGGTTCTGCTGggtttggagattttttttggattgtttttaattattcataGTCACCATTTTTCTGTGTGTTGTGTCAAAATTCCAAGACGTATTAAGTTTtgctttacagggtctttaatACATTGCTATTACTACTGGAAAGACACTTGCAAATGTATTTGCTGCTgagtatttactgtatgttgagTATGTGAAATTTGTCAGCGATTGTCTTTCAAGTCACGTAAGTGACTTTATTTATTCGAGGCTACTGTCATGTGAACCTGGCAATACAAGCTGGTCGTCGCCGATAATTATGACTCATGTAAATACACTGGAATCTCAGAGTTTGGACAACTTGGGGGTTGTACCAAGTCCGAATAGCCGAACAAAGCTCGATGACCGAGTAGCTGAGTCAAGCCGAGTGATGCCGAACGCACACTGCTCAGTGCCGAGACAAGCCACTACCCACTTCGAGTCATTCGGACACGCGCGTTTGTGAGTTCTTCTTaagatttgaaagaaaaaattcCTGTACTTCCTTTACGATGGGCCCAAAGAAAGAAAGTAGTGCTATTAGCAACAAAGAAGAAAGGGAAGTTGAGTGAACCGCAGAGGATTTAAGAAAAGAGATAATCGCTAAGTATGAAAATGGGGTGCGTTTGTTACGGCTCTTGCTAGCTAGTATCGCATGGCGAAGTCGACTATTTCGATTAtcttaaagaataaaaatataataaaaggcagctagtgttgccaaaggagtgatTAGCATCACATAGCAAAGGCCATagataatagaagaaatggaaAAGCTAGTGGAGAGTTACGCAGTCAAATTATGGAGCGTGACTTTGGTGTAACACTTACTCCTTCCCTCTCGATCCAACCCGAAACATAAATGATATACATTTGAATTGCTTTACATTTATGCATTGTACATTGTACATGggaatttacattttgaaagttgggaacaaattaaactcattaacattatttcctatgggaaa
The DNA window shown above is from Syngnathoides biaculeatus isolate LvHL_M chromosome 3, ASM1980259v1, whole genome shotgun sequence and carries:
- the mc1r gene encoding melanocyte-stimulating hormone receptor; amino-acid sequence: MDFYNSSQNNIFMHHDYLGEFSQDNETNSSGANPNSADCFQLQIPQELFLSLGLISLVENILVVVAIIKNRNLHSPMYYFICCLAVSDMLVSVSNVVETVVMLLHDHGLLDVQPGMLRHLDNVIDVMICSSVVSSLSFLSTIAADRYITIFYALRYHSIMTTQRAVGIIAAVWLASITSSIFFIIYHTDNAVIVCLVTFFCSTLVFNAVLYLHMFLLAHIHSRSITVNFRKKRRPSTSMKGAITLTILLGVFIVCWGPFFLHLILILTCPTSPFCTCFFRNFNLFLILIICNSLIDPLIYAYRSQELRKTLQELLLCSWFLGV